Part of the Paenibacillus sp. YPG26 genome, GAAGCCTCTCATGCGGCTTCCATTCTCCGCGACGGATTCGATCCAGAATATAGTCATAGATTTGTTCATACAGTTTGCCTGCATATTCTTTTGAAAGTACTGTTTTTTTCAAATGTTTTGCCCCCAGGCCGATTAACTCGAAATATGTACTTGTGCTTGTGCCTCTATTATATAGGAAGTCTACGCATTCTGTACTAGTACTATTAATCTGTACTATTCTCCTTCCTTTATGATGAATAAAAGGGGGGCAGAACAATTTTACCGGAAAATCCACATAACTCATGAAAGAGGGTATTAGGAATGAATAGAAACATTTTATTAGCGGGTATCACCTATTGTTTGATTCCCGTGCTGGCGTGGGGAGGCATGTTTCCCGTTATGCAAGTTGCCTTGAAGGTTCTCGATCCGTTCTATTTCACGACGATTCGCTACATTTGCGCTGGGCTCATTCTTTTGGGAATGCTGATCGTTTTCGAAGGAAAGAACGTTCTCCGATTGGAGGGTAAATCATGGAAGTTATTGTTTTTTGGAGCTGCTGGGTTTTCGGGCTTCGGTTTTCTTACCTTTGTCGGACAACAACTCAGCGGACCGTCAGGCGCAATCATTGCCTCCGTTATCATGTCGTTAATGCCAATAATGACGATGTGCGTAAATTGGGCTATGAATAAAAGCAAACCCAAGCCGTCTATTTTTATTTCAATTTTCATTGCGCTTTCAGGCGCATTGCTAGTCATAACAAATGGCGATCCATCCCTAATTGTTCAAACCAAAGAGCATATTGGCGCCAGTCTGCTGATTATGCTTGGTGCTCTATGCTGGGTCGTCTATACGATTGGCGCTAGTCAATTTGCAGGTTGGCCTCCGCTTCGCTACACCGCTTTGACAACGTGTTTCGGATCCTTGATGAATATTTTAATCGTGCTGTCGGCAACGGTATTCGGATCCTTGACGATGCCAAGCGCGGAGAGGATCGGAAGCGCAGGATGGGAACTGTTGTATATGATCTTGATCGCAGGTGTACTTGCTGTATTCACATGGAACGTCGGCAATAAAATCTTGAAGCCAGAGAACGGCATGCTATTTATGAACATCGTCCCTGTGACAACAGTCACGATCAGTGCCCTCCAGGGCGTTGAAATTGGAAGGTTGCAGTTTGCAGGGATCCTCATCGTGATCGTCGCACTGGTGATGAATAATTTGATTCAGAGACAGAGGAAAGAGGCAGGTGAATATGCTAAATGACTATTCTTGAGCACTATCAGAAAGTGCTGAGCGGAGAATTGGAGCAGTCTCCCGTTGAGCGCCTTATGGGACTGAAGATAATTAGCGTAGAAGAGGGCAAGGCCACGTATGAAATGCAGGCTTCGGGACAACACGCGAATCCGCAAGGCACATGCAACGGCGGCATCATCGGCCTTCTAGCCGACATGGCCATGGGCATTGCCTACGGCTCTACCCTGCAAAAAG contains:
- a CDS encoding DMT family transporter — protein: MNRNILLAGITYCLIPVLAWGGMFPVMQVALKVLDPFYFTTIRYICAGLILLGMLIVFEGKNVLRLEGKSWKLLFFGAAGFSGFGFLTFVGQQLSGPSGAIIASVIMSLMPIMTMCVNWAMNKSKPKPSIFISIFIALSGALLVITNGDPSLIVQTKEHIGASLLIMLGALCWVVYTIGASQFAGWPPLRYTALTTCFGSLMNILIVLSATVFGSLTMPSAERIGSAGWELLYMILIAGVLAVFTWNVGNKILKPENGMLFMNIVPVTTVTISALQGVEIGRLQFAGILIVIVALVMNNLIQRQRKEAGEYAK
- a CDS encoding PaaI family thioesterase is translated as MTILEHYQKVLSGELEQSPVERLMGLKIISVEEGKATYEMQASGQHANPQGTCNGGIIGLLADMAMGIAYGSTLQKEETFTTIEMKVNFFRPVWNAKIKAHATLYKRGQTIGFIQCDITDENGKRIAHASSTCMTLRGDNAQGR